The window TATCATAATGACTATGATAATTCATATAACGCCTGAATGTTCTCTAACCTAAATCAGTTCCTTCTATTTGTGTCGTCAGACTTCACGTTCCGTGCTACCAACGCCATCTATCGATCAGACTTCACTTTCCGTACTACCAGCGACACCTAACGATCAGGATTCACGCCCCGTGTTACCAACGCCACCTAGCGACCAGTCGGATACACTAACTAATGAGAATGATACACAAATACACATCATATACCAACCGAAAGAGGGCGCTGATGTACGAGGCGCCAGTGATGCGCACGCACCGACAGCTGATGATAATGACGATGAAACTGACGATGAGATTCTCGACTACAGCGCCACCGGGTGTCAGAAACCCGTAACACACATCAGCAATTATATCAGACAGTTTTACGAGGCAAACAGGAATTCGATATGGCGGATATTCTACGCGATTCTATTGGCTGGTTACGCTGTTTATTTCGGGTTCGCGATGGACTATAGTTTCGGAGATGGTCCATCCGTCTGTTTACTGGTTTTAACCCTACTTGTAATTATCGGTTACGCGATTGTTTTGATTCACAGAAAGTTCGGCGATAAAATCGTCGCATTTTTTGATCCGTTCGAATTTTTCATACTCTCCTATTACACGTTCCTCAGAAGGTACAAAAACAACTCGaaatatttgttatttcacAGCGAATTCCGAACCAAAACTCATATAGATAAGCGGTTTATATTTCAGAGGTTTTATAGTGTTAGTTGTTATCGGCGTGATACTTGTGCTAGTGTTCGAGGTCGGTTTGAAAAATCCACGAAATCTCATATCGCTGTCCGGTGTCGCCGTCTATATTACACTTTTCTACATATTTTCCAAACATCCGGCTCGGGTAAGTATAAAATAAAGACAAGACAACTAACttgacatttttatattgaaaaataacacatatacCGTTCAATATTGTCGacatcgataattgaattgaattgaccagTCTAGCccggatatattgatgacgtagtacacatcttccaaaaaataattattgaaatttatcgaaaatgaaataatattaatgaaATGTATCTGAAACAAAGCCCAAAATTCACGTTTGTAATCGTTAGTTTGAACcgtcaatattgatgacgtagtgcacatcgactcacacagaaccccttgAATAAAGCATACTAGGTATCGACGtgtataaacattattgtaacggtttttacggcgtaaAAATCCATTTCATTCCTAGGTGAAATTCCCAACTAAataaacatgttttatttcttctgGTAGGTGAAATGGCGTCCAGTATTTTGGGGTTTAGGTTTACAGTTTATATTCGCTCTGCTGATACTGCGCACTGTTTGGGGATATGCCGCGTTTGATTGGGCCGGTAAACGAGTTTCCGAATTCCTCGCGCATGCCGACGCCGGTGCCGAATTCGTTTTTGGCGAGGCTTACATAGATCATCCGTTTGCCTTCAAGGtatgttttcagttatgttttttttttgtgtagAAAGAATCCCACGATAATAACAAAAAACAGCCCGAAAGTGTTATTTTAAGCTAAATTTAGTATttaattcaacgtttcgactatatcctaatagtcatcttcaggaatactgtattccttgagctagtgtagtttattcaacttttcgactatatcctaatagtcatcttcaggaatactgtattccttgagctagtgtagtttattcaacgtttccactatatcctaatagtcatcttcaggaatactgtattccttgagatagtgtagtttattcgacgtttcgactttatcctaatagtcatcttcaggaatactgtattccttgagctagtgtagcttattcgacgtttcgactatatcctaatagtcatcttcaggaatactgtattccttgagctagtgtagtttatttcaacgtttcgactatatcctaatagtcatcttcaggaatactgtattccttgagctagtgtagtttattcaacgtttcggcgatatcctaatagtcatcttcgggaatactgtattccttgagctagtgtagcttattcgacgtttcgactatatcctaatagtcatcttcaggaatactgtattccttgagctagtgtagcttattcgacgtttcgactatatcctaatagtcatcttcaggaatactgtattccttgagctagtgtagtttatttcaacgtttcgactatatcctaatagtcatcttcaggaatactgtattccttgagctagtgtagtttattagacgtttcgactatatcctaatagtcatcttcaggaatactgtattccttgagctagtgtagtttatttcaacgtttcgactatatcctaatagtcatcttcaggaatactgtattccttgagctagtgtagtttattagacgtttcgactatatcctaatagtcatcttcaggaatactgtattccttgagctagtgtagtttatttcaacgtttcgactatatcctaatagtcatcttcaggaatactgtattccttgagctagtgtagtttattcaacgtttcgactatatcctaatagtcatcttcaggaatactgtattccttgagctagtgtagtttattcaacttttcgactatatcctaatagtcatcttcaggaatactgtattccttgagctagtgtagtttattcaacgtttcgactatttatcctaatagtcatcttcaggaatattgtattccttgagctagtgtagtttattcaacgtttcgactatatcctaatagtcatcttgaggaatactgtattccttgagctagtgtagtttattcaacgtttcgactatatcctaatagtcatcttcaggaatactgtattccttgagatagtgtagtttattcaacgtttcgactatatcctaatagtcatcttgaggaatactgtattccttgagctagtgtagtttattcaacgtttcgactatttatcctaatagtcatctccaggaatactgtattccttgagctagtgtagtttattcaacgtttcgactatttatcctaatagtcatctccaGGAATAGTGGAACTTCTTGcttcagttacattttcgaactgtttttcgttattattgtgggattctctctacgtcgcttcaacacggatattgtgttttatcaatcgtgattATGTTTTCTTGGTTGTTCCGCTTACAAAACTCTACTGTTTATATCTTATATATCTTATCAAATATCAGATTAATACTTTTGTACGGtcacattttaaaaataatcttgaaatgatttgattatttttatgaattgaAGTTTATTTAAACACGAAAGAACAGTACAGGGCATAATACATTACGCAAATATGAATTAGTCATTAATGTACAAAAACGTGTCGAGTAATTGTCCCAAGCCAAACAAGGCTGAACTCAGAGAGGGGATGAACCctgaaaactgataatgaaaataaaaatagattatgaaatatacatgtaataattCTGATAAATGAGATCCTTACAATAATGATGGTGTCAgtgattgttttcatttattacagGTACTACCAGTGATagtattgtatttatttattacaggTACTACCAGTAATagtattgtatttatttattacaggTACTACCAGTAATagtattgtatttatttattacaggTACTACCAGTGATagtattgtatttatttattacaggTACTACCAGTGATagtattgtatttatttattacaggTACTACCAGTAATagtattgtatttatttattacaggTACTACCAGTAATagtattgtatttatttattacaggTTCTACCAGTGATagtattgtatttatttattacaggTACTACCAGTAATagtattgtatttatttattacaggTACTACCAGTGATagtattgtatttatttattacaggTACTACCAGTAATagtattgtatttatttattacaggTACTACCAGTGATagtattgtatttatttattacaggTACTACCAGTGATAGTATTTTTCAGCGCTACTGTATCCGTGCTAACGTATATCGGTATAATGCAGATAGTTGTACAGAAAATCGCCTGGTTCATGCAGAAAGTGATGGGTACAACTGCTGCCGAATCCGTTAACGCCGCCGCTAATATATTCATCAGTCAGGTAAGAGGCCAGCTGATTGGTTAGTCGATCGAATACAGGCCGTTGATTGGTCGATTCGAGGtcgatttattcaaatgagcTGAAATTCAACAAACAATGCGATAATGAAACACGTTTCTAGGTGGTTCTAGATGGTTcgtgtgtttttttttgcagAGTGAAGCGCCGTTGATGATTCGCCCTCTAATTCCTCACATGACTCGATCTGAACTGCATTCAGTCTGTACCGGTGGCTTCGCGACAGTTGCCGGAAGTGTCATGGCCGCTTATATCGAATTCGGGGTAAATAATACCGGTCCGACAGTCTCGTTTCGGCTAGAATTCAAAATCAGTAAAATTGCCTCAATTCAGACTCGTAGACTCACCGTAGAATTGAGAGTCCATTCTGACGTGCTTTATCAATTCGGCGATTTTGTAAATTCgcatatttgttttttttttctaggtaCCTGCTAATCATTTGTTGAGCGCATCTGTAATGTCAGCGCCAGCTGCACTCGCCATGTCGAAACTATTCTGGCCGGAAACAAGAACATCCAAAACGACGACTGATCACGTGAGGAATATGGAAAAACCGTAACTATCTTTGAAACTAcaattacaaatacaaatacaaatacaaacagTCTTTATTGAACTTCATAATCACCATAGGAATGATGATAACGATGATGAAGACATTACAAACAGATTTGAAATTTGCAATAGTCGGATATGATAATCATGCATTTAGCCATCGCATGCACAGCTTCCAGTGAGTTGAGCACAGGTTCAGAGTCTGGCTTCACGAGGAGTAATAACTAAATTATTTATCGGTGGATACGCACAGAGAGGGAGCGGGAAGGGAATCTGGGACGTAGGGAGTCAGTCAAACTAATCACTTCAATGTTGTAATCTTCTTTCCAGGAAAGAGGGTAATATTTTAGAAGCTGCATCAAACGGTGCCTCGGCCTCTATCAAACTGGTAGCCGGAGTCGCTGTGAATCTAATCGCGTTTATTTCAATACTTCACTTTATAAACTCCAGTCTGATGTGGCTCGGAGCTCGAGTTGGATACCCTTATCTTACATTCGAGGTAACATCGCATCGATTCTTTGCAACCCGGCGCACTAACTATTTgtaaactttcaaaaactgatcgtccacactaaACTAATCTGTTAACTCAGTTTGTCCCTCACAGATCCGCACCTATAATACTATTCTCTCCTCAAATGATCTGCTCCTAGATTCTTATTCTCTTCCGCTTCCAGATGATCTGCTCCTAGATTCTTATTCTCTTCCGCTTCCAGATGATCTGCTCCTATGTTTTGTGGCCGTTCTCGTTTGTAATGGGTGTGGATATGAGCGACTGTCGCGCCGTCGCGGGACTTATCGGAATTAAAGTGTCGATCAACGAGTTCGTAGGTTACGCAGCCCTATCGACGCTTATAGAAAACAGAAAAACGTTTCAAAAATACATCGCAGCTACCGGAAACGGAAGCGTTGTGTATCATAacgatgacgtcatattggAAAGTTGGAACAAAACGCTGATTGGGGGTTTCATGACGGTAAGCCTCAGAACCATAGATTGAACCCTAGAACCATTGAGAACCATTGAGAACCGTTGAGAACCATATAACTCATAGAACTCGAGCGTCATTGAATCCAGGAACCTGAGAATCCTAGAACCCTGGAATCAAACAACCATAGAACTCATAAAATTCGAGAACCATAGAATCCCAGAACCTGAGAATCCTAGAACCCTGGAATCAAAGGATCATAGAACTCACAGATTTCGAGTACCATAGAATCCCAGCATGGAACTCATGAAACTCAAGAACCATAGAATCCTAGAACCTGACAATCTTAAGGACCCGAGAACCATCTTTAAGTCCTAGAATCCTAGAACCCTATAGAACTTATATTATACTAAGCTACcctgacactaaggttcttaaTGAATCCTATCCgatttttctataaaagatCTGCTTCCAGTCCTGTTTGCCACCATCATTAGCACTATCTCTCTACCCACTTGCCCTTAACACCAGAGGACGCTCCTGATCGTAGAAATTGAGATCTCGCGAATAAACTCATGCTCCGTTTCTGTTTACAGGTTCGTTCTGAAACGATAGCCACGTACGCTCTGTGCGGGTTCAGTAATTTCGGCTCTATAGGGGTGATGTTAGGAGCTCTAGGAGCGATGGCTCCTAACCGCAGACAGGATATATCACGTGTCGTACTGAGAGCTATGATAGCTGGTAATGTTGCCTGTTTTATGACTGCCTGTATCGCGGGTGAGTTCTCAGCTCCCATCTGCACCCATTCCCACTGTGCGCCCCACTCCCCCTGTCCACCCCAGTGTGTCTTACGCACCTACTCCCCCTGTGCGCCCCACTCCCCCTGTGCGCCCCTCTccccctggggccagttgcacagtcgtgacttaagtccaaaagtggtcttaaatcttaagactggtctcaagttgttagatcggctatagaactaagttggtcttagactggtcttaagtctaagccatgactatgcaactggcccctggtcgCGAGTCTTGCTTGGGGGTTAGGGTCGATGGTCTAAAAATGTTAACATACGTAACTGATGAACGGCAGGTCGCgtgttcgaatcccgtaaGTGTTAGGGTGGTCACCCGTCTAATCTTTTGGGCTAATTCTGGCTCGGTTTGACATGTGGTTGGGCCTGATTTTGGATGTCTGTTGAAAAGTTCAACCTTCAGTCTTCAGTTCTCTGAACCCTCTTATTCCTCCTCAGACCTCATCACGCGAGACGAGTTCATTCGAAATATTAAATtcctttctttttttcaggatTATTATTCGACTCTGATATCGACAATATGAACGAAGCGCATGGTTTAGCGTAGTTCAGGTCCATGAAAACCCTTCATAATCCTCTCTGAGTAACACTGAGTTCAACCCACAGATATACAGTGACAATTTATGTTTAATTTCGCGAGTTTTTAAACGAACTTCAAACTTTTTTCCAATTTCTCTACGTTATCTTTATTACTTGATAATAATGCGCTATCAATCCATAAAATCTATCTTAATAGTATGCGATGATAATctatgtaaatattgtaaataaaataatatatcagatCAATTTATTGTAAAATCGGTTGTTTTTAACCCAGTTCGTGGATTATACTGCCTCAAGAATAGTCGTTTGgatgatatttcaagtatttttTTGGACGGTAACATTCCCACGGTTTTGTTAGTCTCTCGGTGACATCAGCGACACTGTGTAATATTCAGACACTAAACACATTGCCTGAAGACTACAACCCGTTCGGTCGACTTCTATCCGGTGAGAGTTCCGTTTTTAGTCTAATTTCGTTGCCAACTTGTTGGAGTGGGCAGTTAAGATTTGTACCAACTTGTTGGAGTAGGTAGTGAAAATTTGTACTAACTAGTTGGAGTGGGTAGTGAAGATTTTGCGCCAACTAGTTGTAGTGGGTACTGAAAATTTTGCGCCAACTAGTTGGAGTGGGCAGTAAAGATTTGTGCCAACTAGTTGTAGTGGGTAGTGAAGATTTGTGCCAACTAGTTGGAGTGGGCAGTTGGAGTTGGATTTGCGCCAACTAGTTGGATTGGGCAGTGAAGGTTTTGCGCCCACTAGTTGGAGTGGACAGTGACGATTCGTGCCAACTAGTTGGAGTGGGCGGTGACGATTTGTGCCAACTAGTGAGGTTGGGCAGGAGATTTTGTGTCAAGTAATGGCCAAAAGGTTTATGGCAAGTCCAGGCAAATTATAGTCTAGACAGAGGGCCCGAAGCATGACACATGTTAGTTTGCTTGTTATATTATATACGGGCGAATGCTGtacaattaattcattttattatcGTTAGTTTCGAGATCCGTCAGGCTGTTACACTTAATGTATGATAGTAAGCTTGCGTCATTGTTACATGATCAATTGCTTGTCGTATGACTCAAAAATCACCCGGCTTATTTCTCATTGTCCTATGAGGTTTCTACAGGTTTCTACCTCGGGTCTCTAATATCTGTTTGGCTCGGGTTTATGAGAATTTCCGCGTCCGCTCGTAGGGTGACTAGTAGACTCTATTCACGCTAGTTACGGTCGGGGGCTTCCCGCCCCATGGTTATATTTTCTACCAATTGACGCAATTTTTAAcgtttatttctattacttACTAATTTGTTTTGGGTTCTACCCGGTTGGATTTTTGCCCCAGGGATGAACTTGTACTGTTGTAGATTAATGATTTTGAGACCTGTTTTTGGATATCTAGCACTTACATACACTAGTCTTCTTCTCACGATTTTATGAGTTTTGGGAGAAGTGTTTACTGCTAAACCTTTTATCTTAGATAAACCTACTTATCCTCTCATCCCCTTTTCGGTAATGAGTTCTGGGAATAGAAGAGGGGAATGAGAAGGATAGATAGTCGATCATTTAAGTCCCTACATATCCCATTGGAAAGCGCAGGTCATTTCCTCACAATACTCTCCAGTTGACGAGGATGCGTTGCAGGAGTTGGTGTCACTGGGGAACCGGATAGTTTCTCAGTGACATCAGCGACACCGGTGTAATAATCTGTCACTAGACGCTACGCCTGAAGACCCCGGCGAGTCCGTATTGTAGACGGGCCTCACGTTTCCCCTCTGGTGTTCGCTTCTTTCAGCACCCTACCCCCTATCTCAATCTGTCTCGCATCCATGTACTATGTATCGGCGATAAGTCATTTCCTCCTTATGTTCTATAGTGGGCGAGTATACTAACGCAGGAGTAGTTGATGTCACTGGGGTAACGGATAGTTTCGATATGGAAGTTGATAAAGCTCTGTCGCTGGTCGGAGGTAAACGCAGTCTTTGGCAGTTGCAGAAAGCAACTATAATGACTGTATTCGTTTATCTAACATGTCCGTTCTTTGCTTATTTAAACGTCTTCGTCGGTAAGTTTTAGATACGTTCACGATATTCGTCTTAGCAGCTACAATTAGCCCCTCGAGCAGGCatccctcagacaatctgctctCCGGAAACCACTACCAGTAACGAACTATTTAGACTTTTTGCACAACAATGCTGAATGTCTGAATAGGATGGTTCCAGAGGTTGAAGATTGTTTGAGAGGGTGGCTCCAGGTTACAACCGGATGATTTTCTAAGAGGGTGGCTCCTGGTTGTTTTCAATGATGTACAGTTTTATTGCAGGTTGGACTCCACCTCATCACTGCACCACACCTAATAACACTTCCTCCAATCAAACGATCCCGTACATTTACAATAAGGAAAGCGTCCGCACCTTGGATCAATGTCACGTGTACGTGACTTCATCGATCGATAACCGCACCCGACTGACCAATCAGACGACCGGTTGTCATGACTACACGTATAACGCGGATGGATACACGAGTATCGTTACTGAGGTATGACAACCGAATTACTCACTGCCTCGCGgataaatgattttataagaatctttttttttgttttttagttCGACCTGGTGTGTGATAAGTCGTATCTCTCCGCTCTCAGTCAGTCCTGTTATTTTTTCGGAGTTTTATGCGGAAGTTTGATTTTTCCTACGATTTCTGATATGTTCGGGCGGAAGTTGACGGCTCTCGGCGCCCTCTGGTGTGCCGGACTCACTTGCCTGTGTACGCTAACGGTTCGCGACGCCTACGGTTATATCGCCATCAGATTCTTCAGCGGAGCATTTATAAAAGTACGTTTTCATATAACTAACAGCACACTAGCGCACCTAGCGGATTCCCACTTGCCATAGGAGGAAACGTCGACTGCCACAGCTGAATAGCCTGCCTAGTATGATGATCTGTATGTTGTGTGTATTTCAGGGAAGCGGACTGGCACAGTTTACACTAAACGCCGAACTATTCCCGTCTGATAAGCGCTCATTCGCTGCTAGTTATCAGTTTTTCTGGTATTCAATTTGGTTATCCGTTCTGTCATTGGTCGGATATTTACTCACAGATTGGAGGCATGTTATATTACTGGTTGGATGTAGCTGTTATCTCTCCATTATCGCTGTCTGGTAAAGTT is drawn from Tubulanus polymorphus chromosome 10, tnTubPoly1.2, whole genome shotgun sequence and contains these coding sequences:
- the LOC141911964 gene encoding solute carrier family 28 member 3-like, whose translation is MVKDKTSRSVLPTPSIDQTSLSVLPATPNDQDSRPVLPTPPSDQSDTLTNENDTQIHIIYQPKEGADVRGASDAHAPTADDNDDETDDEILDYSATGCQKPVTHISNYIRQFYEANRNSIWRIFYAILLAGYAVYFGFAMDYSFGDGPSVCLLVLTLLVIIGYAIVLIHRKFGDKIVAFFDPFEFFILSYYTFLRRYKNNSKYLGFIVLVVIGVILVLVFEVGLKNPRNLISLSGVAVYITLFYIFSKHPARVKWRPVFWGLGLQFIFALLILRTVWGYAAFDWAGKRVSEFLAHADAGAEFVFGEAYIDHPFAFKVLPVIVFFSATVSVLTYIGIMQIVVQKIAWFMQKVMGTTAAESVNAAANIFISQSEAPLMIRPLIPHMTRSELHSVCTGGFATVAGSVMAAYIEFGVPANHLLSASVMSAPAALAMSKLFWPETRTSKTTTDHVRNMEKPKEGNILEAASNGASASIKLVAGVAVNLIAFISILHFINSSLMWLGARVGYPYLTFEMICSYVLWPFSFVMGVDMSDCRAVAGLIGIKVSINEFVGYAALSTLIENRKTFQKYIAATGNGSVVYHNDDVILESWNKTLIGGFMTVRSETIATYALCGFSNFGSIGVMLGALGAMAPNRRQDISRVVLRAMIAGNVACFMTACIAGLLFDSDIDNMNEAHGLA